In Porites lutea chromosome 9, jaPorLute2.1, whole genome shotgun sequence, a single window of DNA contains:
- the LOC140947748 gene encoding tissue inhibitor of metalloproteinase-like gives MGILQLLLIASCVVTSSLACSCMPTHPQKQFCYAHYAFRASVESRTEQPFMQIFKEQVYTLEVKEIFKGQSNVEINPLTNQVKLYAPSNGSSCAVWLQPGKEYVLFGRVLLVQGKPKLFHGFCDWHKEWSDLTTEQLLGIQSLYGKGCICSIGFCFTPNCRNLLPGCDGYDYNVDQECRENYQRCARQISPRGEIKCAWIGRKTCSRRLFFP, from the exons ATGGGGATTTTACAGCTACTTTTGATCGCTTCTTGTGTAGTAACTTCGTCACTGGCCTGTTCATGTATGCCAACACATCCTCAAAAGCAATTTTGTTACGCTCATTACG CTTTTCGTGCCTCTGTCGAATCAAGAACGGAGCAACCTTTCATGCAAATATTTAAAGAACAAGTTTATACATTGGAagttaaagaaattttcaaaggtCAATCAAACGTGGAAATCAACCCCCTTACTAACCAAGTGAAGCTATACGCCCCTAGCAATGGATCGTCCTGTGCGGTATGGTTACAACCGGGGAAAGAATACGTGCTGTTTGGAAGAGTTCTCCTTGTGCAGGGAAAGCCAAAGCTGTTCCACGGGTTTTGTGATTGGCACAAAGAATGGTCGGATTTGACGACAGAGCAACTGCTTGGCATACAGTCACTATACGGTAAAGGATGCATCTGTTCCATTGGATTTTGCTTCACCCCAAACTGCAGAAATCTTTTGCCTGGTTGCGATGGATACGATTATAATGTCGACCAAGAATGCAGGGAGAATTACCAACGCTGTGCACGCCAAATTAGTCCCAGAGGAGAAATAAAATGTGCCTGGATCGGTAGAAAGACGTGTTCAAGAAGACTCTTTTTTCCTTAA
- the LOC140949166 gene encoding uncharacterized protein, with protein sequence MIKDPLWSTVLGWLLTCLGFVGNIFIISLIISKKPLIKQKTNWFLLSLSLADLGVTLSLFPGNFFCLPNKFCRYVLLASSQWAFITTSVINLCMFTLDRYIAITKPFKYLHFTSTNRVTVSLICIAWIVPFTFNFLPFTFIYSEQKVIALKYYTYFMVVTFEFVPTIFLILVTTHMVFIVVKLTRATTAVMAQLQYNQPATEGGSVAQLRQENGRRLTSLLLIVSIVVFFLICYSVTIATTCCTTFKLCHYYPLAFLVQKILLCANSAFNPFAYGFLKHDIKREVKRLLGTASHDG encoded by the coding sequence ATGATAAAGGACCCTCTCTGGTCTACTGTACTGGGCTGGCTTCTTACTTGTTTGGGTTTTGTTGGCAATATCTTTATCATTTCACTTATCATCTCCAAGAAACCACTAATCAAGCAAAAAACCAACTGGTTCCTCTTGTCGCTTTCTTTGGCTGATCTTGGCGTCACTTTGAGCCTTTTCCCCGGTAATTTCTTCTGCCTCCCAAACAAGTTCTGCCGTTACGTTTTATTGGCCTCCTCCCAGTGGGCTTTCATCACAACGTCAGTTATAAACTTGTGCATGTTCACTTTGGATCGATATATCGCGATAACAAAGCCATTCAAATACTTACATTTCACGTCGACAAACCGCGTCACGGTGTCACTGATCTGCATTGCCTGGATTGTTCCTTTCACTTTCAATTTCCTTCCATTCACTTTCATTTACAGTGAACAGAAAGTCATCGCCTTGAAGTACTATACTTACTTCATGGTGGTGACCTTTGAATTTGTTCCCACTATCTTTCTCATACTCGTCACCACACACATGGTCTTTATTGTTGTAAAACTTACTCGCGCAACGACAGCCGTGATGGCTCAGCTCCAGTACAACCAACCAGCGACAGAAGGTGGCAGTGTCGCCCAGCTTCGGCAGGAAAACGGCAGAAGACTGACATCCTTGTTGCTTATCGTGTCTATTGTGGTGTTCTTCCTGATATGCTACTCGGTAACGATCGCTACGACCTGCTGTACGACTTTTAAGCTTTGCCATTACTATCCACTTGCGTTCTTGGTGCAAAAGATACTTTTGTGCGCTAATTCTGCGTTCAATCCCTTTGCCTATGGATTCCTGAAGCATGACATCAAAAGAGAAGTCAAACGACTTCTGGGTACGGCCAGCCACGATGGTTAG
- the LOC140949167 gene encoding major facilitator superfamily domain-containing protein 12-like, translated as MASSRDITAASINNVGDDFTEETNGDDEKPSTRNRIACQTGHILNNLTSSMWYSYALLYFQEVAGLFPTTAGIMFFICQILTVVTLLVIRLGRDKRIWNSFSSYGIQKARHVVGSAIVLFAWPFTATPCLFCGDGSSSLELGMYYLMPVVLLSVGWPLTDVSYSKLMKEMRTESGKVPENSRSIARICQVCLYILLWVLLQQNTEHQVNSQISEQFTYVTLVLVPVGFLFVFAFHFSVLESIPQSREFKPEEKEDEEKNCGRSMADIPTPSSLADQEKTSRIERQKIKWYEWLKEPLLYKAGFVILFVNNALKIVQSYLPLYLTETLQLRKESIAFFPLIIVMTRIATEITCKSFIEKQTPRVVILCTTFAMFGTCMWYFLQSAEQTSLVYAPTVIFACMSSLVIMVTSQLHQEMIGHNEEVNSFVSSALECTERVSLGLIVLTVQIFCPAGQNRSIGSYLRSAFPAAFGSCIVVPMLVATAFMSSRNSSEGPELTITVASPREDNEVIQTSLPLVNCAYRLASSEAPTPPVDIEHNEMKTNIDGDCNELQGSRLTASPSHCETVETQPRSQREQDIEEVKRALDELHRLPSTDL; from the exons ATGGCCAGTTCTCGTGATATAACAGCTGCGTCGATCAACAATGTTGGCGATGACTTCACGGAAGAAACGAATGGTGACGACGAAAAACCGTCAACAAGAAACCGTATAGCCTGTCAGACAGGGCATATACTCAATAACTTAACTTCAAGTATGTGGTATAGTTATGCACTGCTCTATTTTCAAGAAGTTGCTGGTTTATTCCCCACAACCGCTGGAATTATGTTCTTCATTTGTCAGATTCTTACGGTCGTTACTTTACTAGTGATTAGACTCGGTCGCGACAAGCGAATTTGGAACTCGTTCTCTTCCTATGGGATACAAAAAGCGCGACATGTTGTTGGGTCGGCCATTGTACTCTTCGCCTGGCCTTTTACGGCCACCCCATGTTTGTTTTGTGGAGATGGTAGCTCCAGTTTAGAGTTAGGAATGTATTACCTCATGCCAGTGGTTTTACTATCAGTTGGCTGGCCGCTTACAGATGTGAGTTATTCTAAGCTGATGAAAGAAATGCGTACAGAAAGTGGAAAGGTTCCAGAAAACTCCAG atctaTTGCTCGTATCTGCCAAGTGTGTCTTTATATCTTACTGTGGGTCTTATTACAACAGAATACCGAACACCAAGTGAACTCACAAATCAGCGAGCAATTTACA TACGTTACGCTCGTTCTAGTTCCTGTGGGTTTTCTAttcgtttttgcttttcatttctCCGTCCTCGAGTCCATACCACAGTCTCGAGAGTTCAAGCCGGAAGAAAAAGAGGATGAAG AAAAGAACTGCGGAAGATCAATGGCAGACATTCCAACACCAAGTTCATTAGCGGATCAGGAGAAAACGAGCAGAAtagaaaggcaaaaaataaaatggtacGAATGGCTCAAAGAACCCTTGTTATACAAG GCTGGTTTTGTTATCCTTTTTGTAAACAATGCTTTGAAGATCGTCCAGTCATACCTTCCATTGTATCTCACTGAAACTCTTCAGTTGCGGAAA GAGTCAATAGCATTCTTCCCGCTGATTATTGTGATGACCCGTATTGCTACGGAGATCACCTGCAAAAGCTTCATTGAAAAACAGACACCAAGG gtTGTCATCCTGTGCACTACTTTCGCCATGTTTGGTACCTGCATGTGGTATTTCCTGCAGTCAGCAGAGCAAACTTCGCTGGTTTATGCGCCCACGGTCATTTTTGCTTGCATGTCGTCTCTTGTCATCATGGTAACGTCACAGTTGCATCAAGAGATGATTGGACACAACGAG gAAGTCAACAGCTTTGTTTCAAGTGCACTTGAATGTACAGAAAGAGTTTCGCTTGGTTTAATTGTTCTTACAGTCCAAATATTCTGCCCTGCCGGCCAGAATAG ATCTATTGGTAGTTACCTACGCTCTGCCTTCCCAGCGGCCTTTGGGAGCTGTATTGTCGTACCAATGCTTGTTGCGACCGCTTTCATGAGCTCAAGAAACTCCAGTGAAG GACCAGAGCTAACGATAACAGTAGCAAGCCCTCGAGAGGATAATGAAGTGATACAGACTAGCCTCCCATTAGTCAACTGCGCCTACCGTTTAG cttcTTCGGAAGCACCAACTCCTCCAGTGGATATAGAACACAATGAAATGAAAACTAATATTGATGGCGACTGCAATGAGCTACAAG GTTCACGATTAACGGCTTCTCCATCACATTGTGAGACTGTGGAAACGCAGCCGCGTAGCCAACGAGAACAAG ATATTGAAGAAGTAAAACGAGCATTAGACGAGCTACACCGACTCCCGTCCACAGATTTATAA